TTCGTGAACATGAGCTGATTTCGCGTCCGACGGAGGACGTGGACTTGTTTACGACTCACGAATTTCGTCCCGAGTTTCAGAACTCTATTGACCGCGCGCGGGTGGGCCTTGAAGCGCGCGGCTTCACGGTGGAGGTTATTCAGCGTCTTGAAGAGTTTTGTCGGCTTCGTGTTGAAGCTGACAACGGACAAGAAACCCTGGTCGATATGGCGATGGACTGGCGTGAAAACCCGCCGACGGTGCTCGATGTTGGCCAGGTGCTTGCGTTAGACGATGCGGTGCGCAGTAAGGTGCTCGCACTGTACTCGCGTGGTGAGGCGCGTGACTTCTTGGATGTCGCCGCCGTGGTCGAACACGGATGGCAGGGTGCGAGGCTGCTTGAACTGGCAGAGGCAGGCGACCCGGGATTCGATAGGAACCACTTTGCGCACCGACTGCGGGAGGTTGCATTCGTGGATCTTCGGGAAGTTGAGGCGTACGAAGTGACACGTGAAGAGCTTGAGGCAATACA
The window above is part of the Dermabacter vaginalis genome. Proteins encoded here:
- a CDS encoding nucleotidyl transferase AbiEii/AbiGii toxin family protein; amino-acid sequence: MNSRQERFSHALQFEVAHTCLEAIGRTGGFALAGSGAIREHELISRPTEDVDLFTTHEFRPEFQNSIDRARVGLEARGFTVEVIQRLEEFCRLRVEADNGQETLVDMAMDWRENPPTVLDVGQVLALDDAVRSKVLALYSRGEARDFLDVAAVVEHGWQGARLLELAEAGDPGFDRNHFAHRLREVAFVDLREVEAYEVTREELEAIQRRLVGWADAITQGNKSTTRNLVPPQPWDEPGVFPGNGGIGPSF